A region of Saimiri boliviensis isolate mSaiBol1 chromosome 8, mSaiBol1.pri, whole genome shotgun sequence DNA encodes the following proteins:
- the LOC120367570 gene encoding large ribosomal subunit protein eL39-like gives MSSHKTFRIKGFLAKKQKQNRPIPQWIRMKTGNEIRYNSTRRHWRRTKLGL, from the coding sequence ATGTCTTCTCACAAGACTTTCAGGATTAAGGGATTCCtggccaagaaacaaaagcaaaatcgtCCCATTCCCCAGTGGATTCGGATGAAAACTGGTAATGAAATCAGGTACAACTCCACAAGGAGACACTGGAGAAGAACCAAGCTGGGTCTATGA